In Collimonas arenae, a single genomic region encodes these proteins:
- a CDS encoding aldehyde dehydrogenase family protein produces the protein MQRIEHIYINGEFVTPHGQEWFDLHNPSTEEVIGQVRLGDAQDAQRAIAAAQAAFPAWSRTTREERIAALQRMHAAVAAREDALMEAILAEYGAPLVRGRWMATYPADVIVQAIDALKSFAFEEQAGAATVIQTPVGVAGLITPWNSNAGFICNKLATALAAGCTAVIKPSEMSAMQTQIVAEALHEAGLPPGVFNIVNGRGDVVGEEIARNPGIAKISFTGSSAVGQHLLVTGAATMKRVTLELGGKSPTVVLDDADFAAIMPLVLHAGFMNSGQACIAGTRILVPRSRLAEFEQIAKEAVSHIQSGDPRNADTDIGPMVSQKQWERVQDYIRIGQEEGAILLAGGEGRPAGLRSGWFVKPTVFTRANNQMRIAREEIFGPVLTIVPYKDEADAIAIANDTLYGLSALVLGKNRDSCERVARQIDSGRVLINTLAHEPRAPFGGFKHSGLGREMGKWGMSAYLETKTLLGNAN, from the coding sequence ATGCAACGCATTGAACACATTTACATCAACGGCGAATTCGTCACACCGCACGGCCAGGAATGGTTCGACCTTCACAACCCGAGCACAGAGGAAGTCATCGGCCAGGTGCGGCTGGGCGATGCGCAGGACGCGCAGCGCGCCATCGCGGCAGCCCAGGCAGCATTCCCGGCCTGGTCACGCACCACGCGCGAGGAGCGCATCGCAGCCCTGCAGCGCATGCACGCTGCCGTGGCGGCACGTGAAGATGCGCTGATGGAAGCCATCCTTGCGGAATACGGCGCGCCTTTGGTGCGCGGACGCTGGATGGCGACCTATCCGGCCGATGTCATTGTCCAGGCGATCGATGCGCTGAAGTCCTTCGCGTTCGAGGAACAAGCCGGCGCGGCAACGGTGATCCAGACGCCAGTGGGCGTTGCGGGCCTGATCACACCCTGGAACAGCAATGCGGGCTTCATCTGCAACAAGCTGGCCACCGCGCTGGCGGCAGGTTGCACAGCCGTCATCAAGCCCAGCGAGATGAGCGCGATGCAGACGCAGATCGTGGCCGAGGCGCTGCACGAAGCCGGCCTGCCCCCGGGCGTGTTCAACATCGTCAATGGCCGCGGCGATGTCGTCGGCGAGGAGATCGCACGCAACCCCGGCATAGCCAAGATCTCGTTCACGGGCTCGTCCGCGGTGGGTCAGCATCTGCTGGTCACTGGTGCTGCCACGATGAAGCGCGTAACGCTGGAGCTTGGCGGCAAGTCGCCCACGGTGGTGCTGGATGACGCGGACTTTGCCGCCATCATGCCGCTGGTGCTGCACGCCGGTTTCATGAACAGCGGCCAGGCCTGCATTGCGGGCACGCGCATCCTCGTGCCGCGCAGCCGCCTGGCCGAATTCGAGCAGATCGCGAAGGAGGCGGTCTCACACATTCAATCCGGCGACCCGCGCAATGCCGATACCGACATCGGCCCGATGGTGAGCCAAAAGCAATGGGAGCGGGTGCAGGACTACATCCGTATCGGACAGGAAGAAGGCGCGATATTGCTGGCGGGTGGCGAGGGCCGGCCTGCTGGCTTGCGCTCCGGCTGGTTCGTCAAGCCGACCGTCTTTACCCGTGCCAACAACCAGATGCGCATCGCGCGCGAGGAAATCTTCGGCCCCGTGCTCACCATCGTCCCCTACAAGGACGAAGCTGACGCAATCGCCATTGCCAACGACACGCTCTATGGCCTGAGCGCCCTCGTGTTGGGCAAGAACCGAGACAGTTGCGAACGTGTAGCGCGGCAGATTGATTCCGGCCGCGTGCTCATCAACACCCTGGCGCACGAGCCGCGCGCACCATTTGGCGGCTTCAAACATTCGGGGCTCGGACGGGAAATGGGCAAATGGGGTATGAGCGCCTACTTGGAAACCAAGACCTTGCTTGGCAACGCAAACTGA
- a CDS encoding LysR family transcriptional regulator: MHKTGMTELEVVLAVARRNSFRGAALELGMSTTAVSSAVAGLEARLKVRLFNRSTRSVALTDAGQRYVERIAPALAEIKSAGEEAGTGPDVPSGTLRINAPQGAATLLLEPLFNQYAQRYPEVCIDIASESRMIDVVADGFDAGIRLAESVPQDMIAVALSRDIRMLVVATPEYLKRHGTPRHPRDLLKHQSIGMRMSHGGTYHWELERSGQKLQMDLPVRFTLNEMSAIKKAVLLGLGIGFISEWFIEEELKTDALVSVLVPWCPSFGGLRLYYSGHRFVPARLRALIGLVHELRLSGA, encoded by the coding sequence ATGCACAAAACAGGAATGACCGAGTTGGAGGTGGTGCTGGCCGTCGCACGTCGCAACAGTTTTCGTGGCGCGGCACTGGAGTTGGGCATGTCCACCACTGCAGTGAGCAGCGCCGTGGCCGGACTGGAGGCTCGCCTGAAGGTGCGTCTTTTCAATCGCTCGACACGCAGCGTGGCTCTCACTGATGCAGGGCAGCGTTATGTGGAGCGCATTGCCCCCGCGTTGGCGGAAATCAAAAGCGCAGGCGAAGAAGCCGGCACCGGCCCTGACGTACCCAGCGGAACGCTGCGCATCAATGCGCCGCAGGGTGCGGCAACCCTGCTGCTGGAGCCGCTTTTCAACCAGTACGCGCAGCGCTATCCCGAGGTATGTATCGACATTGCGAGCGAGTCGCGCATGATCGACGTCGTGGCCGATGGGTTCGACGCCGGTATCCGTCTGGCCGAGTCCGTGCCGCAGGACATGATCGCTGTGGCGCTTTCGCGCGACATCCGCATGCTCGTGGTGGCAACACCCGAGTACCTGAAACGCCACGGCACGCCCAGGCACCCGCGCGATCTGCTCAAGCACCAAAGCATCGGCATGCGCATGTCGCACGGCGGCACTTATCACTGGGAACTGGAGCGCAGCGGCCAGAAGCTGCAGATGGATTTGCCTGTGCGTTTTACGCTCAATGAGATGTCAGCCATCAAGAAGGCGGTGCTGCTCGGGCTGGGCATTGGCTTCATCTCCGAATGGTTCATTGAGGAAGAGCTGAAAACCGACGCCCTGGTGTCCGTGCTGGTTCCGTGGTGCCCGTCGTTTGGAGGATTGAGGCTTTACTACTCCGGTCATCGCTTCGTTCCTGCGCGGTTGCGCGCGCTCATCGGCCTGGTTCATGAGCTGCGGCTGAGTGGAGCGTAG